From Acinetobacter lwoffii, a single genomic window includes:
- a CDS encoding PA3496 family putative envelope integrity protein, whose product MSSTDFELDDNFGEDDVNFDEASSKLSAKESLEKRRLIDDLLTQRRLERELKDFDYDFDDDDDFDDED is encoded by the coding sequence GTGTCTTCTACAGATTTTGAACTAGATGATAACTTCGGTGAAGATGATGTTAATTTCGATGAGGCTTCTAGCAAGCTCAGTGCTAAAGAGTCGTTGGAAAAACGTCGTCTGATCGATGATCTACTGACCCAACGTCGTTTAGAGCGCGAACTCAAAGATTTTGACTATGACTTCGACGATGACGACGATTTTGATGACGAAGATTAA